TCGGCACGTTAACGGGCGTCCAGTTCAGGCGGACGCTCTCGTTCAAGGCCACGGCCGTCACCTGCTGGGGGTTGGCGGCCACGCAGGCCGGCGTCACGGTCCAGGGGGAGGCGCCCAGGTCCACGGCGGCCAGCAGGTCGTGGATCTCATGGTCGGGCATCACCAGGGCGTTGGGCGCGCTCCACTCCCTGCGCGTGCTCAGGTAGAGCAGGCCGTCCTCGCCCAGCGCCGGCGAACTGGTGGCCGCGTCGCTGTCGCAGAGCCACTCGTCCAGCACGCTGCAGCCCGCGCCGTCGTCGCGCAGGGCCAGCCAGCGGTCCGTGTTGTTGCCCAAGATCAGGATGCCGTTGGGCGTGACCAGCGGACAGGAACTGGCGCGCTCCCAGCCGGCGCTGCCCGTGGGCAGGCTCCACTTCAGGCTGCCGTCGCCGGTGTTCACGGCGTAGAGCGCGCCGGAGCCGTCCTCGGCCACCGACTGGAAGTAGAAGGTGGCGCCGTCGTGGCTCAAGGCGCCGCCGGCCTGGGCGCGCTGCGGGGAGTTGGCGCCGTCCACCCAGGTGAAGAGCTGGCGGTAGGCCGCGCTCCACGCCGGCGTGCCGTCGGGATTCAAGCCCACCACGCCCACATGGTTGGTTCCGGCGGGGAGATAGATCCGGCCGCTGGCCGGATCGACGGTGGCGGTGGCGATGAGCGGCATTCCCGTCTCACGCGACCAGAGGGGCGAGTCGCCGCTGGTGGACCAGCACTCCACCGAGCCGGCCTCGTTGCCGGTCACGGCGCGCAGGTCCCCCTGCCACCAGCCCAAGGCCACGCCGTTGTGGTAGTGGCCGCCGATGCTCCAGGGCGTCCAGGTCATCTCGAGGCTGCCGCCGGTGTCCGTCAGGGACGCGGGACCCAGTCCCCAGCCGTGGGCGTAGACGTGGCCGTCGTCGCCCAGCGTGAGCGCCGGTCGGGAGACCAGCCCCGGGTCGGCGGCGCCGCCGCTGTGGGCGCGCACGTTCCCGTACAGCAGGTCCAGGGCCATGACGGGCGTGCCGCCCGGCCACTCGGGGCTCTCCGTCGCGTCGTTGGTGACGTAGATCCAGCCGTTGTCGGCCGAGAGGGCGCCGCTGAATTCGCCGATGGTCTCGCCGCCGCCGGGATTCAGGGCCCAGTCGACGACGCCCGTGGCGCGATTCATCACCTGCACGCCCTTGGGCCAGTGGTAGCCCACCGCCACCCGGCCGACGGTCTCGCCGTCGGTGGGGGTGAAGAGGGGCGAAGAGCCACCCACGCCGCCAGGCAGCGGAGTCTGCCAGCGGCAGGTTTCGAAGAGCTGGTCGTTCTGGCGGCTGGCGGGGATCTCGAACCAGGCGCGCCCGGTGTGTTCCTGGTCCCGCTGCTGCATGGCCCAGCGGTCGGCCGGCAGGCCCAGCTCGTTGGGTCCCGTGCACTCCACCAGCGGATCCTGGGTCCCGTCGGCGTGGACCACGGCCACGGCATAGTGCCAGACGCCCTGGCCGGGCGCGTCCAGGTACTCCGGCGACAGGCGCTCGCCGGCTTCTCCGACGGGCGTCAGGCCCCCCGCAGCGAAGAAGTGTTCGCTGGAGCGGTAGATCGCATAATGGCCGAAACAGCCGTCCGGGTCCTCCGTCACTGGCCAGCTGAGCCGCAGATCCTCGCCGCTCAGTTCGACCTGCGGGGCGGCGGGGTTCACCAGGTGGCAGTCCCCCTCGCCCAGGTCGCGCGAGCTCAGCAGGTGGCGCACGCTGTGGTCCGGATAGGGATTGCTCGGGTTGCCCGTGCGCCAGACGGCGTACTCGGTCAGGTAGAGGCGGCCGTCATTCGCCAGGGAGGGCGTGGAGCGCGCGTAGTTCGCCGCGGAACCCGCCAGTTCGTCGATGACCAGCGCCCGCTCGCCCAGGTCGCGGATCGCGTACCAGCGTCCGCCGTGGTTGTTGCCGACGATCAGCACGCCGTTGGGCGTCACGATGGGAGCGGCGCAGACCTCTTCCCAGCCCTGGCTGCCGGTTTCGATCTGCCAGTTGAGCGAGCCGTCCGCCGTGTTGACGGCGTAGAGCGCGCCGCTGCCATCCTCGGCCACGGTCTGGAAGTAGTAGACCGAGCCGTCGTGGGCCAGACAGCCGGCGCTCTGGGCGCGCTGGGGCTGGTTGAGGCCGGACACGTGCGTAAAGACGGGCTGCGCGACGCTGCCCCAGAGCGGGTCGCCGTCGGCGCTCAACCCCACTACCGCCACGCTTGAGGAGGAGATGGCCACGTAGATCGAGCCGCTGAGCGGATCCACCGTGGGGCTGGCGTCGGTGCCGTACTCCACCGCACGACTCCAGAGCTCCGCGCCGCTGCCGCCGTCAAAACAGCGGATCCAGCCGTCCCGCCCGCAGGTGACGACCCGCAGCGCGCCCTCGACTTCGAACAGGGCCGGATCGCTGAAGAAGCAGTTGGCCGGGCTGGCCGCGGACCAGGCCAGCGACAGCGTCGTTCCGTTGTCCTGCGCCGCGCCGGCAACTCCGCCCCACTGGTGCAGGAAGATGCGCCCGTCGGGGGCCAGCGTGGGCGAGCACATGCTGGTGGCGGCGGGCAGGGCCATTCCGCCGTTGTGCGCCTGGATCGTCCAGCCGCTCAGCGAATTCAGGGCCATCAGCGGATGGCCGTTGGGCGGCAGGTTGGGCTCCGTGGCGTCGTTGACCACGTAGAGGCGCTCACCGTCGGCGGAGAAGGCCGGCGTATAATCGCCGATGCGCTCGCCGCCCGCCGGGTTGCCCGCCCAGCGGCTCTGGCCGGTGAGCCGGTCCATCAGTTCGATGCCCTTGGGCCAGTGGTAGCCCACGGCCACCAGGTTCTGGCCGGACACGTCGTCGTGGAACACCGGCGAGCTGGCGCCCGCCGCGCCCGGCAGCGGATTCTGCCACTGGACGGCGTCGAAGAACGAGCTGTTGAGTCGGCTCAGGGGCACGCTGAAGTCGGCCCGGCCGGTGTGTTGCATGTCCCGCTGGTACATGGGCCAGTGGTCCGCCCGGGCCGCGACGGCCGTCAGAACCAGCAGGAGAAGTGGCGTCGTCACGCGCATGAGAGCCTCGATGCTAAAGAGGATGGGCTGTGTGGCGTCGGCCCCGCTCGACGGGTGCGTCCGTCGGGTGAACTGAATCAAGAGTCAACGCAGCGGAGACGTACCAATTAAAATCTTGACAGCAAAGCTCAGACTGGCTGATTCAGCTTTGCGCGAGCCGGGTCGGAGGACC
This genomic interval from Candidatus Delongbacteria bacterium contains the following:
- a CDS encoding PQQ-binding-like beta-propeller repeat protein → MRVTTPLLLLVLTAVAARADHWPMYQRDMQHTGRADFSVPLSRLNSSFFDAVQWQNPLPGAAGASSPVFHDDVSGQNLVAVGYHWPKGIELMDRLTGQSRWAGNPAGGERIGDYTPAFSADGERLYVVNDATEPNLPPNGHPLMALNSLSGWTIQAHNGGMALPAATSMCSPTLAPDGRIFLHQWGGVAGAAQDNGTTLSLAWSAASPANCFFSDPALFEVEGALRVVTCGRDGWIRCFDGGSGAELWSRAVEYGTDASPTVDPLSGSIYVAISSSSVAVVGLSADGDPLWGSVAQPVFTHVSGLNQPQRAQSAGCLAHDGSVYYFQTVAEDGSGALYAVNTADGSLNWQIETGSQGWEEVCAAPIVTPNGVLIVGNNHGGRWYAIRDLGERALVIDELAGSAANYARSTPSLANDGRLYLTEYAVWRTGNPSNPYPDHSVRHLLSSRDLGEGDCHLVNPAAPQVELSGEDLRLSWPVTEDPDGCFGHYAIYRSSEHFFAAGGLTPVGEAGERLSPEYLDAPGQGVWHYAVAVVHADGTQDPLVECTGPNELGLPADRWAMQQRDQEHTGRAWFEIPASRQNDQLFETCRWQTPLPGGVGGSSPLFTPTDGETVGRVAVGYHWPKGVQVMNRATGVVDWALNPGGGETIGEFSGALSADNGWIYVTNDATESPEWPGGTPVMALDLLYGNVRAHSGGAADPGLVSRPALTLGDDGHVYAHGWGLGPASLTDTGGSLEMTWTPWSIGGHYHNGVALGWWQGDLRAVTGNEAGSVECWSTSGDSPLWSRETGMPLIATATVDPASGRIYLPAGTNHVGVVGLNPDGTPAWSAAYRQLFTWVDGANSPQRAQAGGALSHDGATFYFQSVAEDGSGALYAVNTGDGSLKWSLPTGSAGWERASSCPLVTPNGILILGNNTDRWLALRDDGAGCSVLDEWLCDSDAATSSPALGEDGLLYLSTRREWSAPNALVMPDHEIHDLLAAVDLGASPWTVTPACVAANPQQVTAVALNESVRLNWTPVNVPTECFDRYRIYREPGPFDSISGLEHVAEVEGVDSDTFLDEGLGNDQPLWYAVVGVNLDGSFDPAVTATGPRTPHWRSDLQVACIRRSPQFQRYLPMYTGLEISEPDGFGPYLFSAASGLEAGQSCADPHQPNLGDPVTWTAVVRNAGTTSWEGELPWAWWVDENLQAEGQRFLNLAPGDTALFSHTRVWDGDGHRLQFSLYSWDDNSSNNELDQEAWSVPFKTYLDVTQLEQFRELSGTWPSPWTRDHIDWLQRHMARFNQLFEEAGVAKRVHYDLLQVLDDTADDPALPPDSHFGIFPFRYRAGEGDPRLSGYYNPDEDIDYGLLHELAHQLGLIDVYQLDVPAEANLVSGLAYTAHEDLMHGCSPLLNQHSAAAMRHWDRQGHGYYGQYLYGLPAILRMRFLDYTGAPLAGAQVEVFQYCERPGMGKVITDQLKFSGSTDGDGFFTLPNVDIDEGLVPGTCLGDRLTDNPFGYVAVVASNGVLHFRVTAQESVDYAWLDISEANVAFYDGQQEEAVFERQLQLGGEPEYYLAADNCESNADQWAVVSNGDHALSDDGTERVLGATSLKADTQGDFLTLIYPGHRQGRYDLSGCDSLVFWSRVDNDWPFQLNAPQIRLYCASEAYVEFLPDQDLLTPAGGAWTRISLPLAGGDGWTRTESGSPDLTLVNRIEFFADTWDWAFSWWLDGLQFLPACCATDCNGNGLRDCDDLASGFSQDANGNHVPDECECGGGISAPGLAITLEGAQLRLGWSAVTHDLSGCPLADPLYHIWQAPAATGPWSETESTDGLSSLRPVEGSRGFFRVSVTDGTASRRLSRVDMESATSGSPLPSLD